The following DNA comes from Pseudomonas sp. MYb118.
CTGCTGATGTCATCGGTCAGGAACATGCCGCGGTGGCCGCCGGCCTCGTTGCCCATGGCGATGATCGCATCGCAGCCGTGCTGTTCCAGCCAGATGGCTTCCTCGACCGTGGTTGCCGAAGACAGCACCTTGGCACCGGTGGCCTTGACCCGGTCCAGCAGGGGTTTTTCCGGCAGGCCGAAGTGGAAACTGACGACCTCAGGAAGCAGTTCTTCGACGATGGCGCAGGTGGCGCTGTCGAAAGGCGCGCGGTTGGATACGGGCGTCGGCGCGTCGAAATCCACGCCCAATTCGCGGTAGTAGGGTTCCAGCAGGTTTTTCCAGTTCTGCGCGCGCTGTTCGTCTGCGGCTGGCGGCTGGTGGCAGAAGAAGTTGACGTTGATCGGGCGGCGGGTTTGCTGGCGAATGCTCTTCAGGTCTTCGCGCAATTGCTCGGTGCTCAACATGGCCGCCGGCAGCGAGCCCAGGCCACCGGCTTCGCTCGCCGCGACCACCATGGCAACCGTGGTTGCGCCGGCCATGGGCGCCTGGATGATCGGCAGCTCGATCCCCAGCAGATCAATAATTCGGGTGTCTGGCCATTGGCTCATGTGCGATTCTCCGACGTCAAAACAGGGCAGCAAAGGTTTTACCACGCCACCCCCTGTAGGAGCGAGCTTGCTCGCGATGAGGCCAGTACACATCCAGCATCAATGGCGACTGACACGCCGCCATCGCGAGCAAGCTCGCTCCTACAGGGGTGGGGAGGGGGTCGCCGAAAGTCGGGTGTGGGGATCGGGCGGGGATGTGTTATTCCATTGCTCCACAACCAGACGAATGCGCAGGAGACAGTCATGTTCCAAGGTATTTTGATCGACAAGGACGACAGCGGTTATCGAGCCACGCTGCAACAGATCAGCGACGATCAACTGCCCGAGGGCGATGTGACGGTGCGGGTCGCGTACAGCACGTTGAACTTCAAGGACGGCCTGGCCATCACCGGCAGCAGCCCGGTGGTGCGCAAATTCCCCATGGTGCCGGGCATCGACCTGGCAGGGACGGTCGAGGCCAGTGAGCATCCGGACTACAAGGTCGGTGATCAGGTCGTACTCAACGGTTGGGGCGTCGGCGAAGGGCACTGGGGCGGCCTGGCGCAGAAGGCGCGCTTGCAGGGTGACTGGCTGATCCCGCTGCCGCAGCAATTCTCTCCCGCCCAGGCCATGGCCATCGGCACCGCCGGTTACACGGCGATGCTCAGCATCCTGGCACTGGAGCACAACGGCGTGACGCCGGAGCAGGGCGAGATCCTGGTCACCGGCGCCAACGGCGGTGTCGGCAGCTTTGCCATCGCCTTGCTCAGCAAGCTCGGCTATCGGGTGGTCGCGTCCACCGGGCGCACTTCGGAGCACGACTACCTCAAGCGCCTGGGTGCCAGCGACATCATCGACCGCGCGACCCTGTCAGAACCGGGCAAGCCATTGGCCAAGGAACGCTGGGCCGCGGTGATCGACTCGGTGGGCAGCCACACCCTGGCCAACGCCTGCGCCAGCACCAAGGCCAACGGCACGGTCGCCGCCTGTGGCCTGGCCCAGGGCATGGATTTTCCGGCGTCCGTCGCGCCGTTCATTTTGCGTGGC
Coding sequences within:
- a CDS encoding NAD(P)H-dependent flavin oxidoreductase; this translates as MSQWPDTRIIDLLGIELPIIQAPMAGATTVAMVVAASEAGGLGSLPAAMLSTEQLREDLKSIRQQTRRPINVNFFCHQPPAADEQRAQNWKNLLEPYYRELGVDFDAPTPVSNRAPFDSATCAIVEELLPEVVSFHFGLPEKPLLDRVKATGAKVLSSATTVEEAIWLEQHGCDAIIAMGNEAGGHRGMFLTDDISSQVGLFALLPQIVDAVKVPVIAAGGIADARGVAAALVLGASAVQVGTAYLFTPEAKVSASHHTALRTAKESDTALTNLFTGRPARGIFNRVMREIGPMSDQAPAFPLAGGALMPLRAKGEAQFANLWAGQAFPLSVEMSTAELTRQLAKEGLAKLLRA
- a CDS encoding MDR family oxidoreductase, producing MFQGILIDKDDSGYRATLQQISDDQLPEGDVTVRVAYSTLNFKDGLAITGSSPVVRKFPMVPGIDLAGTVEASEHPDYKVGDQVVLNGWGVGEGHWGGLAQKARLQGDWLIPLPQQFSPAQAMAIGTAGYTAMLSILALEHNGVTPEQGEILVTGANGGVGSFAIALLSKLGYRVVASTGRTSEHDYLKRLGASDIIDRATLSEPGKPLAKERWAAVIDSVGSHTLANACASTKANGTVAACGLAQGMDFPASVAPFILRGVTLAGINSVTQPKAKRIEAWNRLATDLDFALLPLISHEIGLSEAIEAAPRLLAGQLRGRVVVDVNR